A window from Athalia rosae chromosome 5, iyAthRosa1.1, whole genome shotgun sequence encodes these proteins:
- the LOC105689177 gene encoding heat shock 70 kDa protein 4 isoform X1, whose protein sequence is MAAMSVIGIDFGNESCYIAVARAGGIETIANDYSLRSTPSCVAFSGKNRILGVAAKNQMVTNMKNTISGFKRLLGRKYNDPFVQRELRNLGYKTSQQPDGSIGIHVHYLGEDHVFSPEQITGMLFTKLKDISETALQTAVNDCVISVPSYFTQAEREALLDAARIAGLNVLRLFNETTATALCYGIYKQDLPAPEAGPRNVVFVDCGYASLQVSICAFHKGKLKMLASAADPQLGGREIDYILADHFCKEFQTRYKIDAHTNPRAYLRLLAEVEKLKKQMSANSTTLPLNIECFMEEKDVHGELKRADMESMCAHLFRRVETTLKQCFVDSKLKLEDIHSVEIAGGSSRVPAIKRLIEEVFGRGTSTTLNQDESVARGCALQCAMLSPAVRVREFSVTDIQPYPLKLTWDAAAGEEGEMEVFGQNHPVPFSKMLTFYRSEPFSLTASYSIPPQTYPDTHVRTFLIKNVKPTPEGESSKVKVKVRINLNGILTVASATLVEKREPTQQEKEEEEKQQQKENNMETDPQQADPKRGVDKPDQEAQANEPPAPEVSADKRRRNSDAEDGSKGVKAPSYSSRIRSWLGSGDDKNEDGKGKKKGVSVRTVDLPVESTTNGLSQRDLDAAIEKECKMIAEDRQEKERVDVRNALEEYVYELRAKINDEDQLATFVTNKDREALCRTLDETENWLYEEGEECQRQIYSDRLSRLKSQGDPIKDRRIEFEGRAQAIEELAGALQIAQKGLVQIRQTPAGGPGQEESKYSHLTEEEIKKVETAVEEKWSWLEKKRAALSAITRTQQPPVTVAQIRAEKHALDSVVLPILNKPKPVLVPPKEEKAKEKAGDEQKNNQNSQGDGHSQNNQPQHPPNDDKMDVE, encoded by the exons ATGGCTGCTATGTCTGTGATCGGGATTGACTTTGGAAATGAGAGCTGTTATATAGCCGTTGCCAGAGCGGGTGGCATCGAGACTATCGCCAACGATTACAGCTTGAGAAGTACACC ATCATGCGTAGCCTTCAGTGGGAAGAATCGTATTCTTGGTGTAGCAGCGAAAAACCAGATGGTGACAAACATGAAAAATACCATTTCCGGGTTCAAGAGGCTTTTGGGTAGAAAATACAATGACCCTTTCGTTCAACGGGAACTTCGAAACTTAGGGTACAAAACATCCCAACAACCAGATGGCAGTATTGGAATTCAT GTACACTACCTAGGTGAAGACCATGTCTTTTCACCAGAGCAAATAACGGGTATGCTATTTACAAAGTTGAAGGATATATCTGAAACTGCTCTCCAAACTGCAGTCAATGACTGTGTCATCTCGGTCCCATCATATTTCACTCAAGCAGAACGTGAGGCTTTACTAGATGCAGCTCGAATCGCTGGATTGAATGTCTTGCGTTTATTCAATGAGACAACCGCAACTGCCTTATGCTATGGAATCTATAAACAAGATCTACCGGCACCTGAAGCTGGACCAAGAAATGTTGTATTTGTAGATTGTGGTTATGCCAGTCTTCAAGTATCCATATGCGCATTCCATAAAGGAAAACTGAAG ATGCTGGCCAGTGCTGCAGACCCTCAGCTGGGTGGTAGAGAAATAGACTATATTTTAGCAGACCATTTCTGTAAAGAATTCCAAACTCGCTATAAAATCGATGCACACACAAATCCTCGTGCCTATTTGAGACTTCTTGCtgaggtagaaaaattgaagaaacaaaTGTCCGCCAACTCTACGACTCTTCCTCTGAACATTGAGTGTTTCATGGAGGAAAAAGATGTTCATGGTGAGCTAAAACGTGCAGACATGGAGAGCATGTGCGCTCATCTGTTCCGACGTGTTGAAACCACACTTAAGCAATGCTTCGTTGACTCCA AGCTGAAACTGGAAGACATACACTCAGTTGAAATAGCTGGAGGTTCCAGCCGTGTACCAGCTATTAAACGATTGATAGAAGAAGTTTTTGGTCGTGGTACCTCTACAACTCTTAATCAAGACGAATCAGTCGCTAGAGGTTGTGCTTTGCAATGTGCAATGCTTAGCCCCGCTGTTCGAGTTCGCGAATTTTCTGTAACTGACATACAGCCATACCCTCTAAAACTAACGTgggatgctgctgctggtgaAGAGGG GGAGATGGAAGTATTTGGGCAGAATCATCCTGttccattttcaaaaatgCTCACCTTTTATCGTTCTGAACCATTTTCTCTAACAGCTAGTTATTCAATTCCTCCTCAAACGTACCCCGATACACATGTCC GCACATTTCTTATAAAGAACGTGAAACCAACTCCTGAAGGGGAATCGTCCAAGGTAAAAGTAAAGGTCCGTATAAATCTAAACGGAATTCTAACAGTTGCATCTGCGACTCTTGTCGAGAAACGTGAACCCACCCAGcaggaaaaagaggaggaagaaaaacagcaacaaaaagaaaacaacatgGAAACCGATCCACAACAAGCTGACCCTAAAAGAGGAGTAGACAAACCTGATCAAGAGGCTCAAGCGAATGAACCACCAGCCCCTGAG GTGAGTGCTGATAAGAGAAGGCGGAATTCTGATGCAGAAGATGGCAGTAAGGGGGTAAAGGCGCCCTCTTATTCCTCCAGGATTCGCTCTTGGCTTGGCTCG ggtgatgataaaaacgaagatggaaaaggaaaaaagaaaggagttTCTGTTCGAACTGTGGACCTCCCTGTTGAATCCACTACCAATGGCCTGTCGCAAAGAGATCTTGATGCTGCCATAGAAAAAGAG TGCAAAATGATCGCTGAAGATAGGCAGGAAAAAGAACGTGTTGATGTTCGTAATGCGCTTGAAGAATATGTGTATGAACTAAGAGCAAAGATAAATGACGAAGATCAACTTGCTACTTTTGTCACCAATAAAGATAGAGAGGCTTTGTGTCGAACATTGGATGAAACCGAAAATTGGCTGTACGAAGAAGGAGAGGAATGTCAAAGACAAATCTATTCGGACCGTCTTTCTCGTTTGAAG TCACAAGGTGACCCAATAAAAGATCGAAGAATAGAGTTCGAAGGGAGGGCTCAGGCAATTGAGGAACTTGCCGGTGCGCTGCAGATTGCACAGAAAGGATTGGTTCAAATCAGACAGACACCTGCTGGGGGACCTGGACAAGAAGAAAGCAAGTACTCTCATCTGACCgaggaagaaattaaaaaagttgaaacagCGGTAGAGGAAAAGTGGTCATGGTTAGAAAAAAAGCGTGCGGCTCTTTCCGCAATTACACGCACCCAGCAACCACCTGTTACCGTCGCCCAGATTCGAGCAGAAAAACAC GCATTGGACAGCGTGGTTTTGCCTATTCTTAATAAGCCAAAACCGGTACTAGTACcaccaaaagaagaaaaggcaAAGGAGAAGGCCGGGGACGAACAGAAGAATAATCAGAACAGCCAAGGAGATGGCCACAGTCAGAATAATCAACCACAGCATCCACcaaatgatgataaaatggATGTTGAGTAG
- the LOC105689180 gene encoding vacuolar ATPase assembly integral membrane protein VMA21 homolog, with protein sequence MSSTNEIPEFQVFKTVFFHCIIIIVMPVISFFISKVFLFDGLFNMDTVPSNVYAAVVSIVVLHIALGSFIYRAYFDSQPKTQSKID encoded by the exons ATGTCGAGTACAAAT GAAATCCCTGAATTTCAGGTGTTCAAAACGGTATTCTTTCACTGCATTATTATAATCGTGATGCCAGtgatatcatttttcatttcgaaagtTTTCCTTTTCGACG GACTCTTCAATATGGACACAGTGCCGAGCAACGTCTACGCTGCAGTAGTTTCCATCGTTGTACTACACATCGCCCTGGgctcatttatttatagagCATACTTTGATTCGCAGCCTAAAACACAATCAAAGATAGACTAA
- the LOC105689163 gene encoding caseinolytic peptidase B protein homolog isoform X2 yields the protein MSQLCSLRLYLLTKSPKNIKFVFNSLNVSRYKRVRDTLCQNKRGYAPCSLHSRIPYIYPTHKLLSSIFSADFLNITNSLEKNREKANGYSETQTCKNLGLILSGLGIVIALCDGPSFTKEKRLLRAAQYGNIPELKKVLSEGVNINTRHALGWTALQTAAINGKVEVVKFLLEKGADPNAGDEFVNVYRTALEKGLHSLDVLMDREEEFSDRLNNKASFQGFTALHYAVLADSMPCVEALLEAGANPTIENEAGHRAVEYARDGDMKELLIQHALKYDEILKEKEAEERRRFPLEQRLKQHIVGQEGPISIIASTIRRKENGWVDEEHPLVFLFLGSSGIGKTELAKQMAAYIHANKPDGFIRLDMSEYQEKHEMAKLIGAPPGYVGHDDGGQLTKLLKKSPSAVVLFDEVDKAHPDVLTVLLQLFDEGRLTDGKGKTIECKDAIFVMTSNLASEEIAEHAMQLRAEAERVLTQRLDKITDEDQEPQHIEISRNFKDRVVRPILKAHFRRDEFLGRINEIVYFLPFSRSELIRLVNRELEAWAARARDKHKVELKWDREVESVLADGYDVHYGARSLRYEVERRVVNQLAAAHERGQLGKGSCVQLKTKWHENGASICLSVRPAGVKDFVDISETDNLINDINTAF from the exons ATGTCACAGTTATGCAGCTTAAGATTATACCTCTTAACTAAAAGtccaaaaaatatcaaattcgtATTCAACAGTTTAAACGTAAGCAGGTATAAAAGAGTCAGAGATACGTTATGTCAGAACAAACGAGGTTATGCACCTTGTTCATTACATTCAAGAATCCCTTACATATATCCGACTCACAAGTTACTAAGCTCAATATTCTCAGCGGACTTTTTAAATATAACGAACAgtctagaaaaaaatagagagaaagcAAACGGTTACTCTGAAACACAAACTTGTAAGAATTTAGGGCTTATATTAAGCGGACTCGGTATCGTTATTGCTCTCTGCGATGGTCCTAGTTTCACCAAAG AGAAACGATTACTGCGAGCAGCGCAGTATGGAAATATACCTGAACTCAAGAAA GTACTGTCAGAAGGAGTCAATATCAACACTAGGCATGCCTTGGGCTGGACTGCTCTGCAAACTGCTGCCATTAATGGCAAGGTAGAAGTTGTGAAGTTCCTACTGGAAAAAGGAGCAGATCCCAATGCAGGGGATGAATTTGTGAATGTGTACAGAACAGCCTTAGAAAAGGGATTACATTCTCTGGATG TGCTTATGGATCgtgaagaagaattttcagaccGGTTGAACAACAAAGCAAGTTTTCAAGGTTTTACTGCATTGCATTATGCAGTTTTAGCTGATTCAATGCCATGTGTTGAAGCCCTTCTAGAAGCAGGAGCGAATCCAACGATAGAAAATGAAGCTGGTCACAGAGCAGTTGAATATGCAAGAGATGGAGATATGAAAGAGCTTCTTATCCAGCATGCTCTTAAGTATGATGAAATACTGAAAGAAAAG GAAGCTGAAGAGCGTAGGAGATTTCCTCTGGAACAAAGATTGAAACAACATATTGTAGGCCAAGAAGGTCCTATCTCAATTATTGCTTCAA CAAtaaggagaaaagagaatggTTGGGTAGACGAGGAGCACCctctggtttttttgtttttgggatCATCCGGAATAGGTAAAACTGAACTAGCTAAACAAATGGCGGCGTACATCCATGCAAATAAGCCAGACGGCTTTATCCGATTGGATATGTCGGAGTACCAAGAAAAACATGAGATGGCTAAATTAATAGGAGCACCGCCAGG ATATGTAGGACATGACGATGGTGGTCAATTgacgaaattgttgaaaaagtcTCCATCTGCTGTTGTCTTGTTTGACGAAGTAGACAAGGCTCATCCTGATGTGCTGACAGTTCTGTTGCAACTCTTCGACgag GGAAGACTTACAgatggaaaaggaaaaacaatcgaatgtaaagatgcaatatttgttaTGACATCGAACTTAGCTAGTGAAGAAATAGCAGAACATGCGATGCAACTTCGCGCGGAGGCTGAGCGAGTCTTGACTCAACGTCTCGACAAAATCACGGATGAAGATCAAGAGCCACAACATATTGAAATATCtagaaatttcaaagatcgAGTG GTGCGTCCGATACTTAAAGCGCATTTCCGAAGAGATGAGTTCTTAGGACGTATCAACGAAATTGTCTACTTTCTTCCCTTCTCACGGTCAGAACTGATTCGTCTGGTTAACAGAGAATTGGAAGCATGGGCAGCCAGAGCGCGGGATAAACACAAAGTAGAGCTAAAATGGGATAGAGAAGTAGAATCTGTATTGGCTGACGGATATGATGTACATTATGGAGCCCGGTCTCTGAGATATGAAGTGGAAAGACGTGTCGTTAACCAGCTTGCCGCTGCTCATGAACGTGGTCAATTAG GAAAGGGATCCTGCGTTCAGTTGAAAACCAAATGGCATGAGAATGGAGCCAGTATTTGTCTATCTGTTCGTCCAGCTGGCGTCAAAGACTTCGTTGACATCTCTGAGACCGATAATCTGATAAATGATATAAACACTGCATTctaa
- the LOC105689177 gene encoding heat shock 70 kDa protein 4 isoform X2: MAAMSVIGIDFGNESCYIAVARAGGIETIANDYSLRSTPSCVAFSGKNRILGVAAKNQMVTNMKNTISGFKRLLGRKYNDPFVQRELRNLGYKTSQQPDGSIGIHVHYLGEDHVFSPEQITGMLFTKLKDISETALQTAVNDCVISVPSYFTQAEREALLDAARIAGLNVLRLFNETTATALCYGIYKQDLPAPEAGPRNVVFVDCGYASLQVSICAFHKGKLKMLASAADPQLGGREIDYILADHFCKEFQTRYKIDAHTNPRAYLRLLAEVEKLKKQMSANSTTLPLNIECFMEEKDVHGELKRADMESMCAHLFRRVETTLKQCFVDSKLKLEDIHSVEIAGGSSRVPAIKRLIEEVFGRGTSTTLNQDESVARGCALQCAMLSPAVRVREFSVTDIQPYPLKLTWDAAAGEEGEMEVFGQNHPVPFSKMLTFYRSEPFSLTASYSIPPQTYPDTHVRTFLIKNVKPTPEGESSKVKVKVRINLNGILTVASATLVEKREPTQQEKEEEEKQQQKENNMETDPQQADPKRGVDKPDQEAQANEPPAPEGDDKNEDGKGKKKGVSVRTVDLPVESTTNGLSQRDLDAAIEKECKMIAEDRQEKERVDVRNALEEYVYELRAKINDEDQLATFVTNKDREALCRTLDETENWLYEEGEECQRQIYSDRLSRLKSQGDPIKDRRIEFEGRAQAIEELAGALQIAQKGLVQIRQTPAGGPGQEESKYSHLTEEEIKKVETAVEEKWSWLEKKRAALSAITRTQQPPVTVAQIRAEKHALDSVVLPILNKPKPVLVPPKEEKAKEKAGDEQKNNQNSQGDGHSQNNQPQHPPNDDKMDVE, translated from the exons ATGGCTGCTATGTCTGTGATCGGGATTGACTTTGGAAATGAGAGCTGTTATATAGCCGTTGCCAGAGCGGGTGGCATCGAGACTATCGCCAACGATTACAGCTTGAGAAGTACACC ATCATGCGTAGCCTTCAGTGGGAAGAATCGTATTCTTGGTGTAGCAGCGAAAAACCAGATGGTGACAAACATGAAAAATACCATTTCCGGGTTCAAGAGGCTTTTGGGTAGAAAATACAATGACCCTTTCGTTCAACGGGAACTTCGAAACTTAGGGTACAAAACATCCCAACAACCAGATGGCAGTATTGGAATTCAT GTACACTACCTAGGTGAAGACCATGTCTTTTCACCAGAGCAAATAACGGGTATGCTATTTACAAAGTTGAAGGATATATCTGAAACTGCTCTCCAAACTGCAGTCAATGACTGTGTCATCTCGGTCCCATCATATTTCACTCAAGCAGAACGTGAGGCTTTACTAGATGCAGCTCGAATCGCTGGATTGAATGTCTTGCGTTTATTCAATGAGACAACCGCAACTGCCTTATGCTATGGAATCTATAAACAAGATCTACCGGCACCTGAAGCTGGACCAAGAAATGTTGTATTTGTAGATTGTGGTTATGCCAGTCTTCAAGTATCCATATGCGCATTCCATAAAGGAAAACTGAAG ATGCTGGCCAGTGCTGCAGACCCTCAGCTGGGTGGTAGAGAAATAGACTATATTTTAGCAGACCATTTCTGTAAAGAATTCCAAACTCGCTATAAAATCGATGCACACACAAATCCTCGTGCCTATTTGAGACTTCTTGCtgaggtagaaaaattgaagaaacaaaTGTCCGCCAACTCTACGACTCTTCCTCTGAACATTGAGTGTTTCATGGAGGAAAAAGATGTTCATGGTGAGCTAAAACGTGCAGACATGGAGAGCATGTGCGCTCATCTGTTCCGACGTGTTGAAACCACACTTAAGCAATGCTTCGTTGACTCCA AGCTGAAACTGGAAGACATACACTCAGTTGAAATAGCTGGAGGTTCCAGCCGTGTACCAGCTATTAAACGATTGATAGAAGAAGTTTTTGGTCGTGGTACCTCTACAACTCTTAATCAAGACGAATCAGTCGCTAGAGGTTGTGCTTTGCAATGTGCAATGCTTAGCCCCGCTGTTCGAGTTCGCGAATTTTCTGTAACTGACATACAGCCATACCCTCTAAAACTAACGTgggatgctgctgctggtgaAGAGGG GGAGATGGAAGTATTTGGGCAGAATCATCCTGttccattttcaaaaatgCTCACCTTTTATCGTTCTGAACCATTTTCTCTAACAGCTAGTTATTCAATTCCTCCTCAAACGTACCCCGATACACATGTCC GCACATTTCTTATAAAGAACGTGAAACCAACTCCTGAAGGGGAATCGTCCAAGGTAAAAGTAAAGGTCCGTATAAATCTAAACGGAATTCTAACAGTTGCATCTGCGACTCTTGTCGAGAAACGTGAACCCACCCAGcaggaaaaagaggaggaagaaaaacagcaacaaaaagaaaacaacatgGAAACCGATCCACAACAAGCTGACCCTAAAAGAGGAGTAGACAAACCTGATCAAGAGGCTCAAGCGAATGAACCACCAGCCCCTGAG ggtgatgataaaaacgaagatggaaaaggaaaaaagaaaggagttTCTGTTCGAACTGTGGACCTCCCTGTTGAATCCACTACCAATGGCCTGTCGCAAAGAGATCTTGATGCTGCCATAGAAAAAGAG TGCAAAATGATCGCTGAAGATAGGCAGGAAAAAGAACGTGTTGATGTTCGTAATGCGCTTGAAGAATATGTGTATGAACTAAGAGCAAAGATAAATGACGAAGATCAACTTGCTACTTTTGTCACCAATAAAGATAGAGAGGCTTTGTGTCGAACATTGGATGAAACCGAAAATTGGCTGTACGAAGAAGGAGAGGAATGTCAAAGACAAATCTATTCGGACCGTCTTTCTCGTTTGAAG TCACAAGGTGACCCAATAAAAGATCGAAGAATAGAGTTCGAAGGGAGGGCTCAGGCAATTGAGGAACTTGCCGGTGCGCTGCAGATTGCACAGAAAGGATTGGTTCAAATCAGACAGACACCTGCTGGGGGACCTGGACAAGAAGAAAGCAAGTACTCTCATCTGACCgaggaagaaattaaaaaagttgaaacagCGGTAGAGGAAAAGTGGTCATGGTTAGAAAAAAAGCGTGCGGCTCTTTCCGCAATTACACGCACCCAGCAACCACCTGTTACCGTCGCCCAGATTCGAGCAGAAAAACAC GCATTGGACAGCGTGGTTTTGCCTATTCTTAATAAGCCAAAACCGGTACTAGTACcaccaaaagaagaaaaggcaAAGGAGAAGGCCGGGGACGAACAGAAGAATAATCAGAACAGCCAAGGAGATGGCCACAGTCAGAATAATCAACCACAGCATCCACcaaatgatgataaaatggATGTTGAGTAG
- the LOC105689163 gene encoding caseinolytic peptidase B protein homolog isoform X1, translating into MSQLCSLRLYLLTKSPKNIKFVFNSLNVSRYKRVRDTLCQNKRGYAPCSLHSRIPYIYPTHKLLSSIFSADFLNITNSLEKNREKANGYSETQTCKNLGLILSGLGIVIALCDGPSFTKVDLTEKRLLRAAQYGNIPELKKVLSEGVNINTRHALGWTALQTAAINGKVEVVKFLLEKGADPNAGDEFVNVYRTALEKGLHSLDVLMDREEEFSDRLNNKASFQGFTALHYAVLADSMPCVEALLEAGANPTIENEAGHRAVEYARDGDMKELLIQHALKYDEILKEKEAEERRRFPLEQRLKQHIVGQEGPISIIASTIRRKENGWVDEEHPLVFLFLGSSGIGKTELAKQMAAYIHANKPDGFIRLDMSEYQEKHEMAKLIGAPPGYVGHDDGGQLTKLLKKSPSAVVLFDEVDKAHPDVLTVLLQLFDEGRLTDGKGKTIECKDAIFVMTSNLASEEIAEHAMQLRAEAERVLTQRLDKITDEDQEPQHIEISRNFKDRVVRPILKAHFRRDEFLGRINEIVYFLPFSRSELIRLVNRELEAWAARARDKHKVELKWDREVESVLADGYDVHYGARSLRYEVERRVVNQLAAAHERGQLGKGSCVQLKTKWHENGASICLSVRPAGVKDFVDISETDNLINDINTAF; encoded by the exons ATGTCACAGTTATGCAGCTTAAGATTATACCTCTTAACTAAAAGtccaaaaaatatcaaattcgtATTCAACAGTTTAAACGTAAGCAGGTATAAAAGAGTCAGAGATACGTTATGTCAGAACAAACGAGGTTATGCACCTTGTTCATTACATTCAAGAATCCCTTACATATATCCGACTCACAAGTTACTAAGCTCAATATTCTCAGCGGACTTTTTAAATATAACGAACAgtctagaaaaaaatagagagaaagcAAACGGTTACTCTGAAACACAAACTTGTAAGAATTTAGGGCTTATATTAAGCGGACTCGGTATCGTTATTGCTCTCTGCGATGGTCCTAGTTTCACCAAAG TTGATCTTACAGAGAAACGATTACTGCGAGCAGCGCAGTATGGAAATATACCTGAACTCAAGAAA GTACTGTCAGAAGGAGTCAATATCAACACTAGGCATGCCTTGGGCTGGACTGCTCTGCAAACTGCTGCCATTAATGGCAAGGTAGAAGTTGTGAAGTTCCTACTGGAAAAAGGAGCAGATCCCAATGCAGGGGATGAATTTGTGAATGTGTACAGAACAGCCTTAGAAAAGGGATTACATTCTCTGGATG TGCTTATGGATCgtgaagaagaattttcagaccGGTTGAACAACAAAGCAAGTTTTCAAGGTTTTACTGCATTGCATTATGCAGTTTTAGCTGATTCAATGCCATGTGTTGAAGCCCTTCTAGAAGCAGGAGCGAATCCAACGATAGAAAATGAAGCTGGTCACAGAGCAGTTGAATATGCAAGAGATGGAGATATGAAAGAGCTTCTTATCCAGCATGCTCTTAAGTATGATGAAATACTGAAAGAAAAG GAAGCTGAAGAGCGTAGGAGATTTCCTCTGGAACAAAGATTGAAACAACATATTGTAGGCCAAGAAGGTCCTATCTCAATTATTGCTTCAA CAAtaaggagaaaagagaatggTTGGGTAGACGAGGAGCACCctctggtttttttgtttttgggatCATCCGGAATAGGTAAAACTGAACTAGCTAAACAAATGGCGGCGTACATCCATGCAAATAAGCCAGACGGCTTTATCCGATTGGATATGTCGGAGTACCAAGAAAAACATGAGATGGCTAAATTAATAGGAGCACCGCCAGG ATATGTAGGACATGACGATGGTGGTCAATTgacgaaattgttgaaaaagtcTCCATCTGCTGTTGTCTTGTTTGACGAAGTAGACAAGGCTCATCCTGATGTGCTGACAGTTCTGTTGCAACTCTTCGACgag GGAAGACTTACAgatggaaaaggaaaaacaatcgaatgtaaagatgcaatatttgttaTGACATCGAACTTAGCTAGTGAAGAAATAGCAGAACATGCGATGCAACTTCGCGCGGAGGCTGAGCGAGTCTTGACTCAACGTCTCGACAAAATCACGGATGAAGATCAAGAGCCACAACATATTGAAATATCtagaaatttcaaagatcgAGTG GTGCGTCCGATACTTAAAGCGCATTTCCGAAGAGATGAGTTCTTAGGACGTATCAACGAAATTGTCTACTTTCTTCCCTTCTCACGGTCAGAACTGATTCGTCTGGTTAACAGAGAATTGGAAGCATGGGCAGCCAGAGCGCGGGATAAACACAAAGTAGAGCTAAAATGGGATAGAGAAGTAGAATCTGTATTGGCTGACGGATATGATGTACATTATGGAGCCCGGTCTCTGAGATATGAAGTGGAAAGACGTGTCGTTAACCAGCTTGCCGCTGCTCATGAACGTGGTCAATTAG GAAAGGGATCCTGCGTTCAGTTGAAAACCAAATGGCATGAGAATGGAGCCAGTATTTGTCTATCTGTTCGTCCAGCTGGCGTCAAAGACTTCGTTGACATCTCTGAGACCGATAATCTGATAAATGATATAAACACTGCATTctaa